A portion of the Phyllobacterium zundukense genome contains these proteins:
- a CDS encoding biotin-independent malonate decarboxylase subunit gamma: MKLADILASLFPGGHEVTVTDNLIAGIGIINPIKVHVIGIAGQSALSCDGALILAGHVLEIVRGGSTAPILVLIDSSSQQMSRRDELLGLSECLAHLAKTLLLAEVRGHRTIGLLYGGSAAGAFIATALATGTLVALPGAYPAVMDLPSMARVTKLPIEVLKTKAEKTPVFAPGLDNLAQTGAIRAVWNPDQSLAEQFLALLDEQGGRDVRDRLGESRGGRPKAASIAERVEKEASRA, encoded by the coding sequence ATGAAGCTCGCTGATATCTTGGCTTCGCTGTTCCCGGGCGGCCATGAGGTGACTGTCACGGACAATCTGATCGCCGGTATCGGGATCATCAACCCGATCAAGGTTCACGTCATCGGCATCGCCGGTCAAAGCGCGCTCAGCTGCGACGGCGCGCTCATCCTCGCCGGCCATGTGCTGGAAATTGTGCGCGGTGGGAGTACTGCGCCCATTCTCGTGCTGATCGATTCTTCCAGTCAACAGATGAGCCGGCGCGACGAACTGCTCGGCCTCAGCGAATGCCTGGCCCACCTGGCCAAGACGCTGCTGCTGGCGGAGGTGCGAGGTCATAGGACCATAGGCCTGCTGTACGGCGGAAGCGCTGCCGGCGCCTTCATTGCCACTGCACTGGCTACCGGAACACTTGTCGCGCTCCCGGGTGCCTACCCGGCTGTGATGGATCTGCCGTCGATGGCGCGTGTCACCAAACTGCCGATCGAGGTGCTGAAGACGAAGGCCGAGAAAACGCCGGTATTCGCGCCGGGTCTCGACAACCTGGCGCAGACCGGGGCCATCCGCGCCGTATGGAATCCCGATCAATCGCTTGCCGAACAATTTCTGGCACTTCTCGACGAGCAGGGCGGTCGCGACGTACGTGATCGCTTGGGCGAAAGTCGAGGCGGGCGCCCAAAGGCCGCCTCCATTGCTGAGCGCGTCGAAAAGGAGGCATCCCGTGCCTGA
- the mdcA gene encoding malonate decarboxylase subunit alpha: protein MRNWNTQKEALALRRDAGQRYACGKKVALDDLPRFLEAVLRPGDRVCLEGDNQKQADVLAKALADLDPGKIHDLHMVQSGVVLPEHLDVFEKGIARRLDFSYSGPQSARIARMLFGSKIELGAVHTYLELFARYFIDLTPQVALIAAVSADRDGNVYTGANTEDTPTVVEATSFKSGLVVAQVAEIVDKVPRVDIPGDLVHFVVDAKKPFYVEPLFTRDPGAITETQILTAMLAIKGLYAPYGVRRLNHGIGFNTAAIELLLPTYGEQLGLKGKICTHFALNPHPTLIPAIEAGWVEQIHSFGSEVGMDDYLSARSDIFFTGPDGSLRSNRAYCQVAGLYACDMFIGSTLQIDLQGHSSTVTTNRIAGFGGAPNMGSDSRGRRHPSEPWLKAGADADPDAAAGLRRGRKLVAQIGETFGEKNVPLFVEQLDALQLADKLDLDLAPVMIYGDDVSHIVTEDGIANLLLCRDKDEREQAIRGVAGYTDVGRARDRKMVERLRARGVIRRPEDLGIDPLDADRRMLAARSIKDLMLASGGLYQPPSRFRNW from the coding sequence ATGCGGAACTGGAATACCCAGAAGGAGGCTCTCGCACTGCGGCGCGATGCTGGCCAGCGCTACGCCTGCGGCAAGAAAGTCGCCTTGGACGACCTTCCCCGATTCCTCGAAGCAGTCCTCCGGCCAGGTGATCGCGTCTGCCTGGAGGGCGATAACCAGAAGCAGGCCGATGTCCTCGCCAAAGCCCTTGCCGATCTCGATCCCGGCAAAATCCACGATCTCCACATGGTGCAATCGGGCGTCGTGCTTCCGGAGCATCTCGATGTGTTCGAGAAGGGCATCGCCAGACGGCTGGACTTCTCCTATTCGGGCCCGCAATCGGCGCGCATCGCGCGCATGCTGTTCGGCAGCAAGATCGAGCTCGGCGCCGTCCATACCTATCTGGAGCTCTTTGCCCGCTATTTCATCGATCTGACGCCGCAGGTGGCGTTGATCGCCGCGGTCAGTGCCGATCGGGACGGCAACGTCTACACCGGCGCCAACACCGAGGACACGCCGACCGTCGTGGAAGCCACCAGCTTCAAGAGCGGCCTGGTTGTGGCGCAAGTAGCAGAGATCGTCGACAAGGTGCCGCGTGTCGATATCCCCGGCGACCTCGTCCATTTCGTAGTCGACGCAAAGAAGCCGTTCTATGTCGAACCGCTGTTCACTCGCGATCCGGGCGCGATCACGGAGACGCAGATCTTGACGGCCATGCTCGCCATCAAGGGGCTCTATGCGCCCTACGGTGTTCGCCGTCTCAACCATGGCATCGGCTTCAACACCGCCGCCATCGAGTTATTATTGCCGACCTATGGCGAACAACTTGGTCTGAAGGGCAAGATCTGCACGCATTTTGCGCTCAATCCGCATCCCACGCTCATTCCGGCGATCGAGGCCGGTTGGGTGGAGCAGATCCACAGCTTCGGCTCCGAAGTCGGCATGGATGATTATCTCTCGGCGCGGTCCGACATCTTCTTTACCGGTCCGGATGGATCGCTCCGCTCCAACCGCGCGTATTGCCAGGTCGCGGGGCTCTATGCCTGCGACATGTTCATCGGCTCCACTCTACAGATCGATCTCCAGGGCCATAGTTCGACGGTCACGACCAACCGCATCGCCGGCTTTGGCGGTGCCCCCAACATGGGGTCTGATTCGCGCGGGCGTCGCCATCCAAGCGAACCCTGGTTAAAGGCGGGCGCCGATGCCGATCCCGACGCCGCAGCGGGCCTGCGCCGCGGGCGTAAACTGGTGGCCCAGATCGGCGAGACCTTCGGCGAAAAGAACGTGCCGCTGTTTGTCGAACAGCTCGACGCTCTGCAACTTGCGGACAAGCTCGACCTTGATCTCGCGCCGGTCATGATCTACGGCGATGACGTTAGCCACATCGTTACCGAGGATGGCATCGCCAACCTGCTGCTGTGTCGTGACAAGGACGAGCGCGAACAGGCAATCCGCGGTGTTGCCGGTTACACCGATGTCGGCCGGGCACGTGATCGCAAGATGGTCGAACGGCTGCGCGCGCGCGGTGTCATCCGCCGCCCGGAGGATCTCGGCATCGATCCGCTCGATGCGGACCGCCGCATGCTGGCAGCGCGCTCGATCAAGGATCTCATGCTCGCCTCGGGTGGGCTCTACCAGCCTCCGAGCCGTTTCCGGAATTGGTGA
- the mdcG gene encoding malonate decarboxylase holo-[acyl-carrier-protein] synthase: MPEILPRHTMVKPSPRAWAALMMQRPDLAKKPVVAGWADAGYPLVVRRQLLSDDPRTVSLGLPLPPAQGKHRIAVTLDPDDILRADPPPLLFAAAVSAPACWRRCIDQLICLDPTTRVFGSLAWQHLTALPYLSAGSDLDLLWYLPHGGDVDTLLEGITAIDEIAPMRVDGEVHNATGAVQWRELRDAGADVVVVKELRDVRAVSRADLFTVGMQ; encoded by the coding sequence GTGCCTGAGATTTTGCCGCGCCACACCATGGTAAAACCCTCGCCGCGCGCCTGGGCTGCATTGATGATGCAGCGCCCCGACCTGGCGAAAAAGCCCGTCGTGGCGGGATGGGCCGATGCCGGCTATCCGCTTGTTGTCAGACGGCAGCTACTCAGCGACGACCCGCGAACGGTGTCCCTCGGCCTACCCCTGCCACCGGCACAGGGCAAACATCGTATCGCGGTGACGCTCGATCCGGACGATATCCTGCGCGCGGATCCGCCGCCGTTGCTGTTCGCCGCTGCCGTATCGGCACCCGCCTGCTGGCGCCGATGCATCGACCAATTGATCTGCCTCGATCCAACTACGCGGGTCTTCGGCAGTCTGGCCTGGCAGCACCTTACGGCGTTGCCCTATCTTTCCGCTGGTTCGGACCTCGATCTACTGTGGTATTTGCCGCACGGTGGCGATGTCGACACCCTGCTTGAAGGCATCACGGCCATTGACGAGATCGCGCCGATGCGCGTCGATGGCGAGGTACATAACGCCACGGGTGCCGTGCAGTGGCGAGAACTGCGGGATGCCGGCGCTGACGTCGTCGTCGTCAAAGAACTGCGCGACGTGCGGGCCGTCTCCCGAGCGGATCTCTTCACGGTAGGCATGCAATGA
- a CDS encoding biotin-independent malonate decarboxylase subunit beta yields the protein MTSATSWYEAGARQRVAALLDLGSFVEFIGPEQREISPHLAIFDLPEQFDDGIIVGRGTLKGGRVLVAAQEGRFMGGAFGEVHGAKLTGLLRAARSLGEPVLILFDTGGVRLQEANAGEIAIAEIMRVIVEVRMVGVQVVGLIGGRAGCYGGGGLIAGCCSALIVSEQGRIGVSGPEVIETNKGVEEFDSRDRALVWRTMGGKHRYLIGGADAFVADDVLAFRDAALMAFAGNGRLDAAVLEAEQQRLERRLQRFGRAHDAVDIWTDLGVSDPAEIPGLATDEFLRRVTDKRETANEAR from the coding sequence ATGACATCCGCAACCAGTTGGTATGAGGCGGGCGCTCGCCAGCGTGTCGCGGCTCTCCTCGACCTCGGCAGCTTCGTAGAATTCATCGGCCCCGAGCAGCGCGAGATCAGCCCGCATCTGGCGATTTTCGATCTGCCGGAACAATTCGATGATGGCATCATCGTCGGTCGCGGCACTCTCAAAGGAGGCCGCGTATTGGTAGCGGCCCAGGAGGGACGCTTCATGGGCGGCGCTTTCGGCGAAGTCCATGGGGCAAAGCTCACCGGCCTTCTCCGGGCCGCTCGATCGCTCGGAGAACCAGTGCTGATCCTGTTCGACACCGGTGGTGTCAGGCTGCAGGAGGCCAATGCGGGCGAGATCGCTATCGCCGAAATCATGCGCGTGATTGTCGAGGTGCGAATGGTTGGCGTGCAGGTGGTCGGCCTGATCGGCGGCCGCGCCGGATGCTACGGCGGTGGCGGTCTGATTGCCGGTTGCTGCTCCGCCTTGATCGTTTCGGAACAGGGTCGCATCGGCGTCAGCGGTCCGGAAGTGATCGAGACCAACAAGGGGGTTGAGGAATTCGACTCACGTGACCGCGCCCTCGTCTGGCGGACGATGGGCGGCAAGCACCGCTATTTGATCGGCGGAGCCGATGCCTTCGTCGCTGACGATGTCCTGGCCTTCCGCGACGCTGCGCTCATGGCGTTTGCCGGCAACGGCCGGCTTGATGCCGCCGTGCTAGAGGCCGAGCAGCAACGTCTCGAACGCCGCCTCCAGCGTTTCGGCAGGGCGCATGATGCCGTTGATATCTGGACAGATCTAGGCGTCAGCGATCCGGCCGAAATACCAGGCCTTGCAACCGATGAATTTCTGCGACGCGTCACCGACAAGCGGGAGACAGCCAATGAAGCTCGCTGA
- the mdcC gene encoding malonate decarboxylase acyl carrier protein: MRPSTAATGTRARAIVGVVASGNLEVLLERGLPANVCVIDVATAAHGFAAVWEAVVGDFVTRQPAGGLHISINDGGARPDMVSLRLAQGVRLIEEL, encoded by the coding sequence ATGCGGCCGTCAACCGCCGCCACTGGCACCCGTGCAAGAGCCATCGTCGGCGTCGTCGCCTCGGGCAATCTGGAGGTCCTTCTCGAGCGTGGTTTGCCAGCGAACGTCTGCGTAATCGATGTCGCCACTGCAGCGCACGGTTTTGCAGCTGTGTGGGAAGCGGTGGTAGGCGACTTCGTGACGCGGCAGCCGGCCGGCGGCCTGCACATCTCCATCAACGACGGCGGGGCACGGCCAGATATGGTCTCCCTGCGTCTCGCCCAAGGTGTCCGTCTGATTGAGGAGCTCTGA
- a CDS encoding IS481 family transposase: protein MNIHKNARLTRYGRERIVSQVEGGQTPQAVAEAAGVCPRTVRKWVDRYRREGLSGLEDRSSRPHRLRRPTPEAIVGTIERLRRQRWTGKQIAAEVGVSPATVSRVLRRLGLNKLSALDPEPVRRYEREHPGELIHLDIKKLGRIGSVGHRITGRQTGVVNRHLGIGWEFVHVCIDDASRVAFVQVMPDERKESAVAFLEAAVAYYAKLGICIERVMTDNGSCYRSKAFRTACKRLGLRQVFTRPYTPKTNGKAERFIQTSLREWAYARAYNNSQERTEELPHWLHRYNWHRPHGSLGSKPPISRLGLDRDNLLRFHS from the coding sequence ATGAACATCCACAAGAATGCCCGTCTTACGCGGTATGGTCGAGAGCGAATTGTGAGCCAGGTCGAGGGCGGGCAGACGCCGCAGGCCGTTGCCGAAGCCGCAGGCGTGTGCCCGCGGACGGTGCGCAAATGGGTCGATCGGTATCGCCGCGAGGGCTTGAGCGGACTGGAGGATCGTTCGTCGCGACCACATCGCTTGCGCCGGCCGACCCCTGAAGCCATTGTCGGGACGATTGAGCGGTTACGCCGCCAGCGTTGGACAGGCAAGCAGATCGCTGCCGAGGTCGGCGTCTCGCCGGCAACTGTCAGCCGTGTTCTGCGCCGGTTGGGCCTCAACAAACTGAGCGCCCTGGATCCCGAACCCGTGCGCCGCTATGAACGGGAACATCCGGGCGAACTCATTCATCTCGACATTAAGAAGCTTGGCCGTATTGGCTCGGTGGGACACCGCATCACCGGACGGCAAACGGGCGTTGTCAACCGCCATCTGGGCATCGGCTGGGAGTTCGTCCACGTCTGCATTGATGACGCTTCGCGGGTCGCTTTTGTGCAGGTCATGCCAGATGAGCGCAAAGAGAGCGCCGTTGCCTTCCTGGAGGCTGCCGTCGCCTACTATGCGAAGCTGGGTATCTGTATCGAGCGCGTGATGACCGACAACGGGTCATGCTACCGGTCAAAGGCTTTCCGCACAGCCTGCAAACGTCTGGGCTTGCGTCAAGTCTTCACAAGACCATACACGCCTAAGACCAATGGTAAGGCCGAACGCTTCATTCAGACGAGCCTACGCGAATGGGCTTACGCTCGTGCTTACAACAACTCTCAAGAACGCACGGAGGAGCTGCCGCACTGGCTTCATCGCTACAATTGGCACAGGCCGCACGGCAGTTTAGGATCAAAACCACCTATCAGCCGTCTCGGCCTGGATCGGGACAACCTGTTGAGGTTCCACAGCTAG
- the mdcB gene encoding triphosphoribosyl-dephospho-CoA synthase MdcB, giving the protein MIATLLAYTSEPSFKSEDIGGLAVLCLRLEVETHPKPGLVSHIDNGAHRDMDAALLIRSAETLAPFFADLAAAGAASAAMDRLRAIGIAAERAMLAATGGVNTHRGAIFGLGLLAAAAGFRHAYGIPRSLGAIIAERWGQAILTGPAALYSHGAGAARRYGAGGARAEAAQGLPSVYEIALPALRAGRAFARGEEAARVHACMALIASVEDTNLLHRAGSDGLAFAQVQASNFLTEGGVAHTDWQARATAIHKAFTVRNLSPGGCADLLAMTLFVDHLEASC; this is encoded by the coding sequence ATGATCGCCACTTTGCTTGCCTACACGTCCGAGCCGAGCTTCAAGAGTGAAGATATAGGCGGTCTCGCAGTGCTGTGTCTGAGGCTGGAAGTCGAGACCCATCCCAAGCCCGGCCTGGTCAGTCACATCGACAATGGCGCGCATCGTGACATGGACGCCGCGCTGCTGATCCGCAGCGCAGAAACGCTCGCCCCCTTTTTCGCCGACCTCGCGGCGGCGGGCGCCGCAAGCGCTGCCATGGATCGCCTGCGTGCCATCGGCATCGCCGCCGAACGTGCAATGCTCGCTGCGACCGGGGGCGTGAACACCCATCGCGGCGCAATCTTCGGCCTGGGGCTTCTTGCCGCCGCCGCGGGTTTCCGACATGCTTACGGCATTCCCCGCTCTCTCGGTGCGATCATCGCCGAGCGCTGGGGGCAGGCCATCCTGACAGGCCCGGCTGCTTTGTACAGCCACGGCGCCGGTGCGGCACGCCGCTATGGCGCTGGTGGCGCCCGCGCCGAAGCCGCACAGGGCCTACCGTCGGTCTACGAGATCGCCTTGCCCGCACTGCGAGCCGGCCGCGCCTTTGCTCGCGGCGAAGAGGCAGCGCGCGTCCATGCTTGCATGGCTCTGATCGCTTCGGTCGAAGACACCAATCTCCTGCATCGAGCTGGATCGGACGGGCTGGCTTTCGCACAGGTGCAGGCGTCAAACTTCCTGACGGAAGGCGGTGTTGCACACACGGATTGGCAAGCCCGGGCCACTGCCATTCACAAAGCTTTCACCGTCCGCAATCTTAGTCCGGGCGGGTGCGCGGACCTCTTGGCCATGACGCTGTTTGTCGATCATCTGGAAGCATCATGTTAG